One part of the Flavobacterium johnsoniae UW101 genome encodes these proteins:
- a CDS encoding Ppx/GppA phosphatase family protein, which translates to MLKRQNPQILFFILLNLFFSINVFSQKSIYAGIEIGRRAIKVSVIDVNNIKKADYKILSFWTERIPFADHIAASNALPQEDINRASVIVSDQLKKIRSEYKILEENIFIVAAPVFQSARNIDVLKNKIASLTNKQLEVLDVNEEAKTLVKGAIPPVDYANAFLLDIGAQTTKGGYIDELKDNKLEFIPLELDFGTMTLTDAVQKTVVNPSQANDMSAYQEKSFDFNSVLRKKVKDLFDKNPLLFKKDKMYLSGGAVWAFSTLYYNENVKEHYIALTLQDVIDYDAILKNNFGKFTALAKTNSEAARVLSTYEQKYLISANNILVSCLEAMPNLDTKKIYFVKEGQVTWLISFIAERSKKVNTNF; encoded by the coding sequence ATGCTTAAAAGACAAAACCCCCAGATTCTATTCTTTATTCTTTTAAATTTATTTTTTTCCATTAATGTATTTTCTCAAAAAAGTATTTATGCTGGAATTGAAATTGGAAGAAGAGCTATAAAAGTTTCAGTTATTGATGTAAACAATATCAAAAAAGCTGACTATAAAATCCTTTCTTTCTGGACAGAAAGAATTCCTTTTGCTGATCATATTGCTGCATCAAACGCACTTCCTCAGGAAGATATAAACAGAGCAAGCGTTATTGTCAGCGATCAATTAAAAAAAATAAGATCTGAATATAAAATTCTTGAAGAAAACATCTTTATCGTTGCAGCTCCGGTTTTTCAATCTGCTCGTAATATTGATGTTTTAAAAAACAAAATCGCTTCTCTTACAAACAAACAACTTGAAGTTCTAGATGTTAACGAAGAAGCAAAAACACTTGTAAAAGGTGCTATTCCTCCGGTTGATTACGCTAATGCTTTCCTTCTTGATATTGGTGCTCAAACTACAAAAGGCGGTTATATCGATGAACTTAAAGACAACAAATTAGAGTTTATTCCTCTTGAACTGGATTTTGGAACAATGACACTTACAGATGCTGTACAAAAAACAGTTGTAAATCCATCTCAGGCAAACGATATGTCTGCTTATCAGGAAAAATCTTTTGACTTTAACTCTGTTCTTCGTAAAAAAGTAAAAGACTTATTTGACAAAAATCCTCTTTTATTCAAAAAAGATAAAATGTATTTGTCAGGTGGTGCTGTTTGGGCATTTTCTACTTTGTACTACAATGAAAACGTAAAAGAACATTATATTGCTTTAACTCTGCAAGACGTTATTGATTATGATGCAATTCTAAAAAATAATTTTGGTAAGTTTACTGCTCTTGCAAAAACCAATTCAGAAGCAGCAAGAGTTTTAAGCACTTACGAACAGAAATACTTAATCTCTGCAAACAATATTCTTGTTTCTTGTCTGGAAGCTATGCCAAACTTAGATACAAAGAAAATATACTTTGTAAAAGAAGGACAAGTAACATGGCTTATCTCATTTATAGCAGAACGTTCTAAAAAAGTAAACACTAATTTTTAA
- a CDS encoding glycosyltransferase family 39 protein, whose translation MNKKTLILIGFIILKFVLQYVLISPEYDLQRDEYLHLDQAHHLAWGYLSVPPVTSWFSYLILLLGNSVFWVKFFPALFGVLTLIIIWKTIELLKGNLYALVLGAMCIVFSSLLRINMLYQPNSFDVLCWTAFYYILIQYIISEKPKWLYIGAVVFAFGFLNKYNILFLLIGLLPALILSKQRKILAEKKLYFALFLGLILILPNLLWQYNNQFPIVHHMKELSETQLVNVNRADFLKEQLLFFIGSFFVILASFYALLFYKPFEKFKFLFASIIFTIIVFLYFKAKAYYAIGLYPIYIALGSVFLADILNSGWKRYLKPVFIALPLLFFVPMYYLAFPNRSPEKLVAKKQTHRWEDGKEHNLSQDFADMLGWKELARKTDSVYALFPKSENTLVLCDNYGQAGAINFYTKKGIKAVSFNADYVNWFNLNVYYKNLIRVKTFEENSNEFKETSPFFQSAFIAGKITNKYAREYGTTVFVFTNAKVNINKRLQQEIDEEKNYIKE comes from the coding sequence ATGAACAAAAAAACACTAATCTTAATTGGGTTTATTATTCTAAAATTTGTCCTTCAATATGTTTTAATAAGTCCCGAATATGATTTGCAGCGTGATGAGTATTTACATCTCGATCAGGCGCATCATCTCGCTTGGGGTTATTTATCTGTTCCGCCTGTTACTTCATGGTTTTCGTATCTTATTTTACTGCTTGGAAATTCTGTTTTCTGGGTTAAGTTCTTCCCTGCCCTTTTTGGTGTTTTGACACTTATAATTATCTGGAAAACTATTGAGCTTTTAAAAGGAAATCTTTACGCTTTGGTTTTAGGTGCAATGTGCATCGTATTTTCATCACTTTTAAGAATCAACATGCTCTATCAGCCCAACTCATTTGATGTTTTGTGCTGGACGGCATTTTATTATATTTTGATACAATATATTATTTCCGAAAAACCAAAATGGCTTTATATTGGAGCCGTTGTTTTTGCTTTTGGATTTCTAAATAAATACAATATCCTTTTTCTCCTTATTGGGCTTTTACCGGCACTTATTCTTTCTAAACAAAGAAAAATACTGGCTGAAAAAAAACTATACTTCGCTTTATTTTTAGGATTGATTCTAATTTTACCCAATTTATTATGGCAGTATAACAATCAATTCCCCATCGTGCATCACATGAAAGAATTGTCTGAAACACAATTGGTAAATGTCAATCGTGCCGATTTTTTAAAAGAACAGCTTTTGTTTTTTATAGGTTCATTTTTTGTAATCCTTGCTTCATTTTATGCTTTGTTATTTTACAAACCTTTTGAAAAATTTAAGTTTCTTTTTGCTTCGATAATTTTTACAATAATTGTATTCTTATATTTTAAAGCCAAAGCCTATTATGCTATTGGTTTGTATCCTATATACATTGCTTTGGGTTCTGTTTTTCTTGCAGATATTTTAAACTCGGGATGGAAACGCTATTTAAAACCTGTTTTTATTGCACTTCCGTTATTATTTTTTGTTCCGATGTATTACTTGGCTTTCCCAAATAGAAGTCCCGAAAAATTAGTCGCCAAAAAGCAGACACATCGTTGGGAAGACGGAAAAGAACACAACTTATCTCAGGATTTTGCCGATATGCTGGGCTGGAAAGAACTGGCCCGAAAAACAGATTCGGTTTATGCTCTGTTTCCAAAATCAGAAAACACGTTGGTGCTTTGTGACAATTACGGACAAGCAGGCGCCATTAATTTTTATACCAAAAAAGGAATTAAAGCCGTTTCTTTTAATGCCGATTATGTAAACTGGTTCAATTTGAATGTGTATTACAAAAACTTAATTCGGGTTAAAACCTTTGAGGAAAATAGCAATGAATTTAAAGAAACAAGTCCGTTTTTTCAGTCGGCTTTTATAGCGGGCAAAATCACAAATAAATATGCCAGAGAATACGGAACAACCGTTTTTGTTTTTACCAATGCCAAAGTCAATATCAATAAAAGACTTCAACAGGAAATTGACGAAGAAAAAAATTACATCAAAGAATAA
- a CDS encoding DUF5074 domain-containing protein yields the protein MKTNFKFWLLLVFAAIAFQGCQEEDPIIPEEVVVLPPETVTTVQGFYLLNEGNMNMNKASLDYYDYETGTYKRNVYGQANPDATLGLGDVGNDIGIYGSKLYTVINNSNKVEVMDVVTAKRLKVIDAKNCRYITFANGKAYLSAYDGEVQLGENSPNGFVAEIDTTSLAITRTVKVGRQPEEMAIVGNKLYVANSGGYSPPDYEKTVSVIDLSTFTKIKDIEVAINLHRIEADEDGDLYVSSRGDYFNIRPKLFVIDTKTDNIKKTFDIACSNITIAGEKAYIIGSEFSYATGDWAINYSMINVKTETLLSESYLPKAVSDEIVMPYGIAVDPVSLNVYVTDAGDYVSPGKLYCIDKNGNTKFTVTTGDIPAHFAFKTKKTIINP from the coding sequence ATGAAAACAAATTTCAAATTTTGGCTTTTACTCGTATTCGCAGCGATTGCCTTTCAGGGATGTCAGGAAGAAGATCCCATTATTCCTGAAGAAGTGGTGGTTTTACCTCCGGAAACTGTTACAACAGTACAAGGTTTTTACCTTCTTAACGAAGGAAACATGAACATGAACAAAGCTTCGTTAGATTATTACGACTACGAAACAGGAACTTACAAACGCAACGTGTACGGACAGGCAAATCCTGATGCAACTTTGGGATTAGGAGATGTGGGGAACGACATTGGTATTTACGGTTCTAAGCTTTATACGGTAATTAACAACTCAAACAAGGTTGAAGTTATGGATGTGGTTACTGCAAAACGTCTTAAAGTAATTGATGCCAAAAACTGCCGTTACATAACTTTTGCCAACGGAAAAGCTTATTTAAGCGCTTACGACGGTGAAGTACAATTGGGTGAGAATTCCCCAAATGGTTTCGTTGCCGAAATCGACACCACTTCTCTTGCCATTACAAGAACTGTAAAAGTAGGTCGCCAGCCTGAAGAAATGGCAATTGTTGGCAATAAACTTTATGTTGCCAATTCAGGAGGATATAGTCCGCCTGATTATGAAAAAACCGTTTCTGTAATTGACCTAAGCACTTTTACCAAAATAAAAGATATTGAAGTTGCCATAAATCTTCACAGAATTGAAGCCGATGAAGACGGAGATTTGTATGTAAGCTCACGCGGTGATTATTTCAACATTCGCCCTAAATTATTTGTAATTGACACCAAAACAGACAACATCAAAAAAACCTTTGATATTGCCTGTTCAAATATCACAATTGCCGGAGAGAAGGCCTACATTATAGGCTCTGAATTCAGTTATGCAACCGGTGACTGGGCCATTAATTATTCGATGATTAATGTAAAAACCGAAACCCTTCTTTCTGAAAGTTATCTGCCAAAAGCGGTAAGCGACGAAATTGTAATGCCTTACGGAATTGCGGTAGATCCGGTTTCTTTAAACGTTTATGTAACTGATGCAGGAGATTATGTTTCGCCCGGAAAATTATACTGCATTGACAAAAACGGAAATACAAAGTTTACTGTTACCACAGGCGACATTCCGGCTCATTTTGCTTTTAAAACCAAAAAAACCATAATTAATCCATAA
- a CDS encoding TonB-dependent receptor, translated as MAQNHPKSKEVDSLKPLPLNEVILTASKREFRIESPMPVQILSGKQLENLNSLSIADAVRYFSGVQLKDYGGIGGLKTINVRSLGSAHTAVFYDGMTVGNAQNGQVDLGKYSLDNIEAIELYNGQKSTIFQPARGFFSSNTLFLKSKVPVFESGKNANVRASFKTGSFGLVNPSVLYQQKITSKTALSSNIEWTKADGKYKYRYQKKDGYDTTAVRQNGDITALRAELNLNTKFGTNGQANLKAYYYDSERGLPGAILANRYEYVQRQWDRNFFIHASVQNSFFEKHEMLANVKFSRDYSRYIDPDYKTLEGALDNKYYQNEFYASIVNLYNIKDWWKMSFAADLSINTLDANLYHFPYPTRYSYLGALSSEMHWKRLDIQANLLGAYIDEQVKYYQQGDSQHVFCPVVSASFQPFDVKNFRIRAFYKESFRMPTFNDLYYTFIGNSFLRPEFTTQYDFGTTYLIEPKKFLQSASFQADVYYNRVKDKIVAMPSSNLFRWTMMNLGEVDIRGLEINTNLVFKFPEQIFLDLGLSYTYQQAIDITPKGTTYGDQIPYTPRNSGTLTSSINWKNWNLNYSFIYTGERYSQKANIPVNYVKPWYTSDMALIWNGKIEKLPVKISGEVNNLFNQYYDVVLNFPMPGRNYRLSMSINL; from the coding sequence TTGGCACAAAACCATCCCAAATCTAAAGAAGTTGATTCTTTAAAACCGCTTCCGTTAAACGAAGTTATTCTAACCGCAAGCAAACGCGAGTTCAGGATAGAGTCGCCTATGCCTGTCCAGATTTTATCTGGCAAACAGCTCGAAAACCTTAACAGTCTTTCTATTGCCGATGCGGTTCGTTATTTTTCAGGCGTACAGTTAAAAGATTACGGCGGAATTGGCGGTTTAAAAACCATTAACGTCCGCAGTTTAGGAAGCGCTCACACAGCAGTTTTTTACGATGGAATGACGGTTGGAAATGCTCAAAACGGACAGGTTGATTTAGGAAAATATTCGCTTGATAATATTGAAGCCATCGAACTTTATAATGGTCAAAAGTCTACTATTTTTCAGCCGGCACGCGGGTTTTTCTCTTCTAATACTTTATTCCTAAAATCGAAAGTTCCCGTTTTTGAATCGGGTAAAAATGCAAATGTCAGAGCTTCTTTTAAAACCGGATCTTTCGGACTGGTGAATCCTTCTGTTCTTTATCAGCAAAAAATAACTTCTAAAACAGCTCTTTCATCAAATATCGAGTGGACGAAAGCCGATGGAAAGTACAAATACAGGTATCAGAAAAAAGACGGCTATGACACAACAGCCGTTCGTCAAAATGGAGATATAACCGCTCTTCGCGCTGAATTAAACCTAAATACAAAGTTTGGAACAAACGGACAAGCCAATCTTAAAGCCTATTATTACGATTCTGAAAGAGGTCTTCCTGGCGCTATTTTAGCCAATCGGTACGAATATGTACAGCGTCAATGGGATCGGAATTTCTTTATTCATGCTTCGGTACAAAATTCTTTTTTCGAAAAACACGAAATGCTGGCAAATGTAAAATTCAGCCGTGATTACAGCCGTTACATCGACCCGGATTATAAAACTCTTGAAGGGGCATTAGACAATAAATATTACCAAAACGAATTTTACGCTTCGATTGTTAATCTCTACAACATAAAAGACTGGTGGAAAATGTCTTTCGCTGCCGATCTTTCTATAAATACACTCGATGCTAATTTATACCATTTCCCCTATCCTACCCGATATTCTTATTTAGGAGCACTTTCGAGCGAAATGCATTGGAAACGTCTGGATATTCAGGCAAATTTACTGGGCGCTTATATTGATGAACAAGTCAAATATTACCAGCAGGGAGACAGCCAGCATGTTTTTTGTCCGGTTGTATCAGCTTCTTTTCAGCCATTTGATGTAAAGAATTTTAGAATCAGAGCATTTTATAAAGAATCTTTCCGAATGCCGACTTTTAATGATTTGTATTACACTTTTATCGGAAACAGCTTTTTGCGCCCGGAATTTACAACTCAATATGATTTTGGAACCACTTATCTTATCGAACCTAAAAAGTTTTTACAATCGGCTTCATTTCAGGCAGATGTTTATTACAACCGCGTAAAAGACAAAATTGTGGCAATGCCGTCTTCTAATCTTTTTAGATGGACGATGATGAATTTGGGAGAAGTTGATATTCGCGGTTTAGAAATCAATACCAATTTGGTTTTTAAATTTCCTGAACAAATATTTTTAGACTTAGGCCTTAGTTATACCTATCAGCAGGCAATCGATATTACGCCAAAAGGCACTACTTATGGCGATCAAATTCCTTACACGCCTAGAAACAGCGGTACTTTAACTTCTTCTATTAACTGGAAAAACTGGAATTTAAACTACAGTTTTATTTATACAGGCGAAAGATACAGCCAGAAAGCCAATATTCCTGTCAATTATGTAAAACCTTGGTACACGAGCGACATGGCGCTTATCTGGAACGGAAAAATTGAAAAACTTCCTGTAAAAATAAGCGGTGAGGTCAACAATTTATTCAATCAATATTATGATGTCGTACTCAATTTCCCAATGCCGGGAAGAAATTACCGATTAAGTATGTCTATAAATCTTTAA
- a CDS encoding DUF4494 domain-containing protein: MSAIWYECKVKYRKTDETGGQKVLTEPYLVDAVSYTEAEKRINEEMAAYISEEFKITNIKVANYAEIHPFENADRWFKSKVSLIAYDEESGKERKSNMYMLVQANDVREAYDNTIHVMKNTMGEYSIPAISESPIMDVFPYFSGEEEETEMLERFNALKASKPAKPDAEIVDHMEFETAEEE, encoded by the coding sequence ATGAGCGCAATTTGGTACGAATGCAAAGTAAAATATAGAAAAACAGATGAAACTGGAGGCCAAAAAGTTTTAACAGAACCTTATTTGGTAGATGCTGTATCTTATACTGAAGCCGAAAAAAGAATTAATGAAGAAATGGCAGCTTATATTAGTGAAGAATTTAAAATCACAAATATAAAAGTGGCTAATTATGCCGAAATACATCCGTTTGAAAATGCCGATCGCTGGTTTAAATCAAAAGTTTCTTTAATTGCTTATGATGAAGAAAGCGGTAAAGAAAGAAAATCAAACATGTACATGCTGGTTCAGGCAAATGATGTTAGAGAAGCTTACGACAACACGATTCATGTAATGAAAAACACAATGGGAGAATATTCTATTCCTGCCATTTCAGAATCGCCAATTATGGACGTTTTCCCGTATTTCAGCGGTGAAGAAGAAGAAACTGAAATGCTCGAAAGATTCAATGCACTAAAAGCTTCTAAACCTGCAAAACCAGATGCAGAAATAGTAGACCACATGGAATTTGAAACCGCAGAAGAAGAATAA
- a CDS encoding PKD-like domain-containing protein — translation MKKILLALSVILLLSGCYKDDINDLKNDVNDLKNRMAQYENLLDVLNKRLYVVSYETKDGSYVITMSDGSKLTVRNTSSFIKIGENGNWWIDGVDTGTSAKGQNGDKGEAVKITIGSNGNWIIDGTDTGVSASGQKGKDAAEIISVSLANGIMTFTFADGRTISINASAPEITLPNPAGGFTVDKMQWFKVEAKTANASGATYKWLVNDQEVASTIDLFYVFANAGTYNVEFRAKNGVGESSKNFTLTVAEKTYLNRITRVFDFFPAPGQFINTLPAATAADTDETMRAKAETALTTGSMVSLGGFGGYVQFGFDHTIINKDGADFVVLGNAFTDWSEPGIVMVSYDANGNGIADDEWFEIAGSEHNKPTTIKNYEITYYKPETEPANANEPNYIRWTDNQGQTGYLAKNQFHRQSFYPLWKGNTVTLKGTFLKSNIYDKSGTGTNWANPAYEWGYTDNWANTDARGYIDISWAVNAKGESVKLKGIDFIKVYNSNRAEGGWLGEVSTEVSGFKDLNLP, via the coding sequence ATGAAGAAAATTCTACTAGCATTGTCGGTTATCCTGCTTCTTTCAGGATGTTACAAAGACGATATTAACGATCTTAAAAACGACGTCAATGACTTAAAAAACAGAATGGCACAATATGAAAACCTGCTTGATGTTCTTAATAAAAGATTGTACGTTGTAAGTTATGAAACTAAAGACGGAAGCTATGTTATTACAATGAGTGACGGATCAAAACTAACGGTTCGCAACACTTCATCTTTCATAAAAATTGGAGAAAACGGAAACTGGTGGATCGACGGTGTTGATACCGGAACATCTGCTAAAGGACAAAACGGAGATAAAGGTGAAGCAGTAAAAATTACTATTGGATCTAACGGAAACTGGATTATCGACGGAACTGATACGGGTGTTTCGGCATCTGGGCAAAAAGGAAAAGATGCTGCTGAAATCATTTCGGTTTCATTGGCAAACGGAATCATGACTTTTACTTTTGCAGACGGACGCACCATCAGCATTAATGCAAGCGCTCCAGAAATTACTTTACCAAATCCAGCAGGAGGTTTTACTGTTGATAAAATGCAGTGGTTTAAAGTTGAAGCAAAAACAGCAAATGCTTCTGGCGCCACATACAAATGGCTTGTAAACGATCAGGAAGTAGCCTCAACTATTGATTTGTTTTATGTTTTTGCTAATGCAGGAACTTATAATGTTGAGTTTAGAGCTAAAAACGGTGTAGGCGAAAGTTCTAAAAATTTCACTTTAACTGTTGCCGAAAAAACATATTTAAACAGAATTACACGTGTTTTTGATTTCTTCCCGGCTCCAGGGCAATTTATCAATACACTGCCTGCTGCAACTGCTGCAGATACGGATGAAACAATGCGTGCAAAAGCAGAAACAGCCTTAACTACCGGAAGCATGGTAAGTTTAGGAGGATTTGGAGGCTATGTACAATTTGGTTTTGACCATACTATTATTAATAAAGACGGAGCCGATTTTGTAGTTCTTGGAAATGCTTTTACAGATTGGTCTGAGCCAGGAATTGTAATGGTGTCTTATGATGCAAACGGAAATGGAATTGCTGACGACGAGTGGTTTGAAATTGCAGGTTCTGAACACAACAAACCAACTACAATTAAAAACTACGAGATTACCTACTACAAACCAGAAACTGAACCTGCGAATGCAAACGAACCAAACTACATTCGCTGGACAGATAATCAGGGACAAACCGGATATCTTGCAAAAAATCAATTTCACAGACAGTCTTTCTATCCTTTATGGAAAGGAAATACAGTTACTTTAAAAGGAACTTTCCTAAAATCTAATATTTACGACAAATCAGGAACAGGAACAAACTGGGCAAATCCTGCTTACGAATGGGGTTATACAGACAACTGGGCTAATACAGATGCAAGAGGATATATCGATATCAGCTGGGCAGTAAATGCAAAAGGCGAATCGGTAAAACTAAAAGGAATTGACTTTATCAAAGTTTACAATTCAAATCGCGCTGAAGGCGGATGGTTAGGAGAAGTCTCAACCGAAGTTTCAGGATTTAAAGATCTAAATCTACCATAA
- a CDS encoding DUF4269 domain-containing protein, with amino-acid sequence MIDFTNIEYLKNGNPRQIQAYKTLTENKVLEILAEFDPILAGTIPINIDIENSDLDIICYWENKTDFITKITSAFENKTDFKIWEANIDEHESVIANFKIEEFEIEIFGQNVPTQNQNGYKHMVIEHKILQSKDENFRLEIIKLKQNGYKTEPAFGKLLGLKNNPYKELLDYQV; translated from the coding sequence ATGATTGATTTTACCAATATAGAATATTTAAAAAACGGAAATCCCAGACAAATTCAAGCGTATAAAACCCTGACAGAAAATAAGGTTTTAGAAATCCTGGCTGAATTTGATCCAATTCTGGCTGGCACAATTCCAATAAATATTGATATTGAAAACAGCGATCTTGATATTATTTGTTATTGGGAAAACAAAACTGATTTTATTACTAAAATCACTTCTGCATTTGAAAACAAAACCGATTTTAAAATTTGGGAAGCCAATATCGACGAACACGAATCTGTAATTGCAAACTTTAAAATAGAAGAGTTTGAAATCGAAATTTTTGGGCAGAACGTTCCAACTCAAAATCAAAATGGTTATAAACACATGGTTATTGAGCACAAAATCCTGCAATCGAAAGACGAAAACTTTCGATTAGAAATTATAAAACTTAAACAAAACGGTTACAAAACCGAGCCTGCTTTTGGAAAATTATTAGGTTTAAAAAACAATCCTTACAAAGAATTACTTGATTATCAAGTCTAG